The Ostrea edulis chromosome 1, xbOstEdul1.1, whole genome shotgun sequence genomic sequence ATAATCTCAGGATTACTTCAGTAAGAGTTGTAGATCGTAGCAGGAGGATGCTATATCATAAAGTACAACAATGATATAAAGTTTGTTGCAAGCGAGGGCATTTGTGTCGTTCCGATACATTTAGTTTCTATTCTATccaaataaatgaatatactGACGTGGAATGGAGAGCAGATTCAATGAGCTAGTTTTCGCAATTCCTGATTATATACCCCGATGTACTTCAGTCTATATGAATAACACTTTCACAAATACATTTTCTATATTCATGCACCAATAATTAACTATGTAAGAATCTGTATGTAGTTAGTATGATATTACCATGTCTCTTTTTATGAACATTCTCGGTATGGAGGGATATTATAATAAAGTCTGTAATTTATATCCGTGTGTTCGATTGACTTTTTGTGTTGTACGATATTATGCCTCTCGTTGCTCTGTTGTTATATGttggtacatgtgtacttaTAGTGATGGAGACTGGGACTTCTATTGGTGTGATAGGGAGTGGCTTCATCAAAACTACGACACTATGTTCCTCTACGAACACCAGAAAATCCTACACTTCAGAAATCACTATGAGGTAACACAACTAATTAAAAAAAgcttcaatctacactatgtgTTGATGTTTgaatattaccccccccccccgtatattttcatataaaccattgttctcctattgtggccccaccctaccctttGGAGCCATAATTTGGACAGAGTTGAATCTGCATTACCCGGGaatacttgcatattaataCGGTTAATCATGGCCCagttcttgaattttttttctatgtatccccatacaaaactttgatcccttattgtagccccatcctacccctggagtcatgatttggacaaacttgaatatcaggaagcttccacACAAGTTACATCTTATCTGACCCAGTGATTGGCAAGAAGAATTATAAATTACCCaaccctacatgtatattgtttccTTTACTTGATTATCTCCACTTGGAATGGGatatggtccttcatttgaacaaaattgaatccacttcacccaaggatactctGTGCcgagtttagttgaaattggccaatggttctggagaagatgaaattgtgaaaaggtTGCAATGCCAACCGACGGACAACGGacaaagctcacttgagcctttggaataaaaaaaaaagaagaaaagagaaGATATTTGGAATAATCTGTTTGGTGTCTTTTGTTGGGAGAATTGCTCTGCATATGAACTACTTTCATTTTGTACTTTAATTTTGACATCCTCCATTATGATTTTACAAGATACTTgttaaacacattttattttactagATTTGAATCAATATCTTCTTTATAGCTGACGCGCAAAAATTTAATGGTCAAGAATCTCAAACGCTTGAAGAAACAAACTGAACGAGAGCAAGGCAAAGCCGAGGGACTGAGGTACTATAGCTTACTCAGTGTAAGAATAGGAAACACATTTCTAAGAATGCATACCCCCAGGATGTTGATTTTACATGATGAAGTATATATTGTAACTTTCTTTTGTAGCTTCGAGTTCTTTCCAACAACTTATGAGCTCCCCGTACGTAGTATACTAGTGACATTTTTAAATCTCCTATTTCGTCACTAAATACTGTGCCTATGCGCCAGTATGCggtataaaatatcaatatttcaattcatcATTCTGATTTCGTAGTCTGAGTATCACATATTTGTCGAGGAGTTTAAGAAGAACCCAGGAATCATCTGGATTATGAAACCAGCGGCCAGAGCTCAAGGTCGAGGCATCTTTCTGTTCAGGAGACTGAAGGACATCACAGACTGGAAAAAGGTACCCAGGCTTTCACATGGTAGGTCATATCTGCCAGATAAATGTAGAACAAATTTAACATTATATAAAAACTGATTCTGTAGGGAGAGTACCAACCCCTGAGTGACCCTAACCGTGATGCTCCAGAAACCTACGTGGTTCAGCGGTACATAGAAAACCCCTACTTAATTGGTGGCCGAAAGTTCGATGTTCGAGTCTACGTGTTAGTTGTTTCCGTGAGTTAGATTTTGATTCGTATAAAAAATCTAATTTTATGGTATCCATACATCTTTGTTTTGACTTGTTATTCAGAACTTTTTCTGAATATTCCTTCATTTAAGCCTAACTTGTTATTTTGTTGATAGTATAATCCTCTCAAAGTGTGGCTGTACAGGAGCGGGTTTGCTAGATTCTCCAATACAAGGTTCTCTCTTGATTCcattgaagatacatgtatcctTGACTATTTCAGGAGTTGAAGGGTGTATGTGTAGTGTAATGTGTCAATGTTTGGGTAGGTGGGCGAGCTATTACATGGGGTGCTTATTTAAAAATCCATGTATTGAGATATACTTTGATTTTTAGAAATGTACCTAGATACGATGGCATGCTCGTCTTGTTTTACAGATGTCATTTACGCCATGCATTTTCTAGATCTAAGGTCGTTCATGTTAAGCTTAATTCTTACACAAGTGTTGTTTGGTGGGAAGTAAAGTGATTCTTTAACCTTTGACAAGATGTTCATTTGACAAACGTTGCAATCCAGAAAAATGCCCCAGACTATGACCCTGACAAGGGATGCAAGTGGTCCACCCAGCAACTACGAAAGTACCTCTCCGCTAAGCATGGGGTCGATGCTGTAAGTTCAACGAAGTCTTAATTTAAGTCTTGTAAACACTCAACCTTTGCCTTATTCACTGTGTGTAATTCCCAAGActaaaagtttgtatttatttttgtaggTCAGAAAAGCTTACAAAGG encodes the following:
- the LOC125645782 gene encoding probable tubulin polyglutamylase TTLL9 isoform X8 produces the protein MSKGTKIPGYMQGKGRNPRGIIGDREIRYKCSLQNTILDVLRGRPGWQEVPGQNNVQQNVQANTKQQGQQSTGQPPSNTGKAGSGTTTTQGTTFGNKASDGDWDFYWCDREWLHQNYDTMFLYEHQKILHFRNHYELTRKNLMVKNLKRLKKQTEREQGKAEGLSFEFFPTTYELPSEYHIFVEEFKKNPGIIWIMKPAARAQGRGIFLFRRLKDITDWKKGEYQPLSDPNRDAPETYVVQRYIENPYLIGGRKFDVRVYVLVVSYNPLKVWLYRSGFARFSNTRFSLDSIEDTYVHLTNVAIQKNAPDYDPDKGCKWSTQQLRKYLSAKHGVDAVRKAYKGIDNIIIKSLQSVQKIIINDKHCFEMYGYDILFDSDLKPWLIEINASPSLTASGKEDYELKFGLLNDLLNVLDLENRLTGKEKRIGGWDLLWEDGPILADDGNMECVPNGNTTTIPNSFLGCHNDRKRQLRELYMAAQSVKKT
- the LOC125645782 gene encoding probable tubulin polyglutamylase TTLL9 isoform X12, which gives rise to MSKGTKIPGYMQGKGRNPRGIIGDREIRYKCSLQNTILDVLRGRPGWQEVPGFQSIPPITRNSDGDWDFYWCDREWLHQNYDTMFLYEHQKILHFRNHYELTRKNLMVKNLKRLKKQTEREQGKAEGLSFEFFPTTYELPSEYHIFVEEFKKNPGIIWIMKPAARAQGRGIFLFRRLKDITDWKKGEYQPLSDPNRDAPETYVVQRYIENPYLIGGRKFDVRVYVLVVSYNPLKVWLYRSGFARFSNTRFSLDSIEDTYVHLTNVAIQKNAPDYDPDKGCKWSTQQLRKYLSAKHGVDAVRKAYKGIDNIIIKSLQSVQKIIINDKHCFEMYGYDILFDSDLKPWLIEINASPSLTASGKEDYELKFGLLNDLLNVLDLENRLTGKEKRIGGWDLLWEDGPILADDGNMECVPNGNTTTIPNSFLGCHNDRKRQLRELYMAAQSVKKT
- the LOC125645782 gene encoding probable tubulin polyglutamylase TTLL9 isoform X9, producing MSKGTKIPGYMQGKGRNPRGIIGDREIRYKCSLQNTILDVLRGRPGWQEVPGQQSTGQPPSNTGKAGSGTTTTQGTTFGNKASFQSIPPITRNSDGDWDFYWCDREWLHQNYDTMFLYEHQKILHFRNHYELTRKNLMVKNLKRLKKQTEREQGKAEGLSFEFFPTTYELPSEYHIFVEEFKKNPGIIWIMKPAARAQGRGIFLFRRLKDITDWKKGEYQPLSDPNRDAPETYVVQRYIENPYLIGGRKFDVRVYVLVVSYNPLKVWLYRSGFARFSNTRFSLDSIEDTYVHLTNVAIQKNAPDYDPDKGCKWSTQQLRKYLSAKHGVDAVRKAYKGIDNIIIKSLQSVQKIIINDKHCFEMYGYDILFDSDLKPWLIEINASPSLTASGKEDYELKFGLLNDLLNVLDLENRLTGKEKRIGGWDLLWEDGPILADDGNMECVPNGNTTTIPNSFLGCHNDRKRQLRELYMAAQSVKKT
- the LOC125645782 gene encoding probable tubulin polyglutamylase TTLL9 isoform X11, encoding MSKGTKIPGYMQGKGRNPRGIIGDREIRYKCSLQNTILDVLRGRPGWQEVPGQNNVQQNVQANTKQQGFQSIPPITRNSDGDWDFYWCDREWLHQNYDTMFLYEHQKILHFRNHYELTRKNLMVKNLKRLKKQTEREQGKAEGLSFEFFPTTYELPSEYHIFVEEFKKNPGIIWIMKPAARAQGRGIFLFRRLKDITDWKKGEYQPLSDPNRDAPETYVVQRYIENPYLIGGRKFDVRVYVLVVSYNPLKVWLYRSGFARFSNTRFSLDSIEDTYVHLTNVAIQKNAPDYDPDKGCKWSTQQLRKYLSAKHGVDAVRKAYKGIDNIIIKSLQSVQKIIINDKHCFEMYGYDILFDSDLKPWLIEINASPSLTASGKEDYELKFGLLNDLLNVLDLENRLTGKEKRIGGWDLLWEDGPILADDGNMECVPNGNTTTIPNSFLGCHNDRKRQLRELYMAAQSVKKT
- the LOC125645782 gene encoding probable tubulin polyglutamylase TTLL9 isoform X10, encoding MSKGTKIPGYMQGKGRNPRGIIGDREIRYKCSLQNTILDVLRGRPGWQEVPGQQSTGQPPSNTGKAGSGTTTTQGTTFGNKASDGDWDFYWCDREWLHQNYDTMFLYEHQKILHFRNHYELTRKNLMVKNLKRLKKQTEREQGKAEGLSFEFFPTTYELPSEYHIFVEEFKKNPGIIWIMKPAARAQGRGIFLFRRLKDITDWKKGEYQPLSDPNRDAPETYVVQRYIENPYLIGGRKFDVRVYVLVVSYNPLKVWLYRSGFARFSNTRFSLDSIEDTYVHLTNVAIQKNAPDYDPDKGCKWSTQQLRKYLSAKHGVDAVRKAYKGIDNIIIKSLQSVQKIIINDKHCFEMYGYDILFDSDLKPWLIEINASPSLTASGKEDYELKFGLLNDLLNVLDLENRLTGKEKRIGGWDLLWEDGPILADDGNMECVPNGNTTTIPNSFLGCHNDRKRQLRELYMAAQSVKKT
- the LOC125645782 gene encoding probable tubulin polyglutamylase TTLL9 isoform X13; its protein translation is MSKGTKIPGYMQGKGRNPRGIIGDREIRYKCSLQNTILDVLRGRPGWQEVPGDGDWDFYWCDREWLHQNYDTMFLYEHQKILHFRNHYELTRKNLMVKNLKRLKKQTEREQGKAEGLSFEFFPTTYELPSEYHIFVEEFKKNPGIIWIMKPAARAQGRGIFLFRRLKDITDWKKGEYQPLSDPNRDAPETYVVQRYIENPYLIGGRKFDVRVYVLVVSYNPLKVWLYRSGFARFSNTRFSLDSIEDTYVHLTNVAIQKNAPDYDPDKGCKWSTQQLRKYLSAKHGVDAVRKAYKGIDNIIIKSLQSVQKIIINDKHCFEMYGYDILFDSDLKPWLIEINASPSLTASGKEDYELKFGLLNDLLNVLDLENRLTGKEKRIGGWDLLWEDGPILADDGNMECVPNGNTTTIPNSFLGCHNDRKRQLRELYMAAQSVKKT